Proteins found in one Bordetella genomosp. 9 genomic segment:
- the nagZ gene encoding beta-N-acetylhexosaminidase, giving the protein MPREKNKSRKKSLPPGPVMVDVAGPVLTKEERKRLRHPLVGGVILFARNFQDRQTLCELTARIRKVRDEPLLITVDHEGGRVQRFRTDGFTPLPAMRGLGRVWDSDPLLAMRLATETGYVLAAELRACGVDLSFTPVLDLDYGVSKVIGDRAFHRDSRVVAMLARALIQGLGLAGMAACGKHFPGHGFVSADSHHEIPVDPRSLERVLREDSAPYGWLGDLVLPSVMPAHVIYPKVDDKPAGFSRRWIQDILRTRMGYDGVVFSDDLTMEGASVAGDILARANAALGAGCDMVLVCNRPDLADELLERLQHESDPQSVERIRRLMPRTPSVAWDDLQADRRYQHARSLQSQIVSG; this is encoded by the coding sequence ATGCCACGTGAAAAGAACAAATCCAGGAAGAAATCGCTGCCGCCCGGCCCCGTCATGGTGGACGTGGCCGGCCCGGTGCTGACCAAGGAAGAAAGAAAGCGCCTGCGCCATCCCCTGGTGGGCGGCGTCATCCTGTTCGCGCGCAACTTCCAGGACCGGCAGACCCTCTGCGAACTGACCGCCCGCATCCGCAAGGTGCGCGACGAACCGCTGCTGATCACCGTGGATCATGAAGGCGGCCGTGTACAGCGTTTCCGTACCGACGGCTTCACGCCCTTGCCGGCAATGCGCGGCCTGGGCCGCGTATGGGATAGCGATCCCTTGCTGGCGATGCGCCTGGCCACGGAAACCGGCTACGTGCTGGCGGCGGAGCTGCGCGCCTGCGGCGTGGACCTCAGCTTCACGCCGGTGCTGGACCTGGACTACGGCGTCAGCAAGGTGATCGGCGATCGTGCCTTCCATCGCGACTCTCGCGTGGTCGCGATGCTGGCGCGCGCGCTCATCCAGGGGCTGGGCCTGGCGGGCATGGCCGCGTGCGGCAAGCATTTCCCGGGACACGGCTTCGTCAGCGCCGATTCGCACCACGAAATTCCCGTCGATCCGCGCAGCCTGGAGCGCGTGCTGCGCGAGGATTCCGCGCCCTATGGCTGGCTGGGCGATCTGGTGCTGCCTTCGGTCATGCCGGCGCATGTGATCTACCCCAAGGTGGACGACAAGCCGGCCGGTTTTTCGCGGCGCTGGATCCAGGATATCCTGCGTACCCGCATGGGCTACGATGGCGTGGTGTTTTCCGATGACTTGACCATGGAAGGGGCGTCGGTGGCGGGAGATATCCTGGCCCGCGCCAACGCCGCCCTGGGGGCGGGTTGCGACATGGTGCTGGTGTGCAACAGGCCAGACCTGGCCGACGAATTGCTGGAGCGCCTGCAACATGAATCCGACCCGCAATCCGTCGAACGCATACGCCGCCTGATGCCGCGCACCCCGTCCGTGGCCTGGGATGATCTCCAGGCCGATCGCCGTTACCAGCATGCCCGAAGCCTTCAATCTCAAATCGTTTCTGGCTGA
- the uvrC gene encoding excinuclease ABC subunit UvrC, which yields MPEAFNLKSFLADLPHLPGVYRHIDANGEVMYVGKARDLKKRVSSYFQKTLTSPRIAQMVGKVAQVEVTVTRSEAEALILENNLIKSLRPRYNILFRDDKSYPYLLITAHDWPRIAYYRGSTNKPGQFFGPFPNAWAVRETIQILQKVFRLRTCEDTVFANRSRPCLLHQIGRCSAPCVGAVQAQDYANDVARAGRFLNGQAKEVMQDIEARMLRASEALEFETAASLRDQMGSLARVLHQQTMEDMGGEDCDIIAVAAAGGRVCVNLAMVRGGRHLGDKPFFPTHAEGESAPDVLEAFVGQHYTDNPLPPVMVCSHPLPDDELLALLAEQAGTRSRVLTRPQGVRRSWLEQATRNAEMALARALTESGARAARTLALAETLDMDTDEAALDGLRIECFDISHTAGEATQASCVVFEHHEMQPSLYRRYNIAGITPGDDYAAMRQVLTRRFAKVADGEAPLPGLVLIDGGKGQVEVARQVFAELGLDVHVLVGVAKGEGRKVGLETLVFADERAPVALGPESAALMLIAQIRDEAHRFAITGMRARRAKARNVSRLEEIEGVGARRRQRLLARFGGFSGVSRASIEDLASVDGISQELAERIYDALH from the coding sequence ATGCCCGAAGCCTTCAATCTCAAATCGTTTCTGGCTGACCTGCCGCATCTGCCGGGCGTGTACCGGCACATCGATGCGAATGGCGAAGTCATGTATGTGGGCAAGGCGCGCGACCTCAAGAAGCGCGTGTCTTCCTATTTCCAGAAGACCCTGACCAGCCCGCGCATCGCGCAGATGGTGGGCAAGGTCGCGCAGGTGGAAGTCACGGTCACGCGATCCGAGGCCGAGGCCTTGATCCTGGAAAACAACCTGATCAAGAGCCTGCGTCCGCGATACAACATCCTGTTCCGCGATGACAAGTCCTATCCCTATCTGCTCATCACCGCGCATGACTGGCCGCGTATCGCGTACTACCGCGGCTCGACCAACAAGCCGGGCCAGTTCTTCGGGCCGTTTCCCAATGCCTGGGCGGTGCGCGAAACCATCCAGATCCTGCAGAAGGTGTTCCGGCTGCGGACCTGCGAGGACACGGTATTCGCCAACCGTTCGCGGCCCTGCCTGCTGCACCAGATCGGCCGCTGTTCGGCGCCTTGCGTGGGCGCGGTGCAGGCCCAGGACTATGCCAACGACGTCGCGCGGGCCGGCCGGTTCCTGAACGGCCAGGCCAAGGAAGTCATGCAGGACATCGAGGCGCGCATGCTGCGCGCGTCCGAAGCCCTGGAATTCGAAACGGCCGCGTCGCTGCGCGACCAGATGGGGTCGCTGGCGCGCGTGCTGCACCAGCAGACCATGGAGGACATGGGCGGCGAGGACTGCGACATCATCGCCGTGGCCGCGGCCGGCGGCCGCGTCTGCGTGAACCTGGCCATGGTGCGTGGCGGCCGCCACCTGGGCGACAAGCCTTTCTTTCCCACGCATGCCGAAGGCGAATCGGCGCCCGACGTGCTGGAAGCCTTCGTCGGCCAGCACTACACGGACAATCCGCTGCCGCCTGTCATGGTGTGTTCGCATCCCTTGCCGGACGACGAGCTGCTCGCGCTACTGGCGGAGCAGGCCGGCACGCGCAGCCGCGTGCTGACGCGGCCGCAGGGCGTGCGCCGCTCCTGGCTGGAGCAGGCCACCCGCAACGCCGAAATGGCCCTGGCGCGGGCCTTGACCGAATCCGGCGCGCGCGCCGCGCGCACGTTGGCGCTGGCCGAAACGCTGGACATGGATACGGACGAGGCCGCGCTGGACGGCCTGCGCATCGAATGCTTCGACATCAGCCACACGGCGGGGGAAGCGACGCAGGCATCCTGCGTGGTGTTCGAACATCACGAGATGCAGCCGTCGCTGTACCGGCGCTACAACATTGCCGGCATCACCCCGGGTGACGACTATGCGGCCATGCGCCAGGTCCTGACGCGCCGCTTCGCCAAGGTCGCGGACGGCGAAGCCCCGCTGCCGGGGCTGGTGCTCATCGACGGCGGCAAGGGCCAGGTGGAAGTCGCCCGCCAGGTGTTCGCCGAGCTGGGCCTGGACGTGCACGTGCTGGTCGGCGTGGCCAAGGGAGAGGGCCGCAAGGTGGGCCTGGAAACCCTGGTCTTCGCCGACGAGCGCGCGCCGGTGGCCCTGGGGCCCGAATCGGCGGCGCTGATGCTGATCGCGCAGATCCGCGACGAAGCCCACCGTTTCGCCATCACCGGCATGCGGGCACGGCGGGCCAAGGCCCGCAACGTATCCCGGCTGGAGGAAATCGAGGGCGTCGGCGCGCGGCGGCGCCAGCGCCTGCTGGCGCGCTTTGGCGGGTTTTCCGGGGTATCGCGGGCCAGCATCGAGGACCTGGCGTCGGTGGACGGCATTTCCCAGGAGCTGGCCGAGCGTATCTACGACGCGCTGCATTAG
- the pgsA gene encoding CDP-diacylglycerol--glycerol-3-phosphate 3-phosphatidyltransferase, whose translation MPINVPIILTWLRIAMIPLVVGLFYLPSSWLAESHRDTFAAAAFIIAALTDWFDGWLARKWNQTSAFGAFLDPVADKLMVSAALIVLLYLGRVDAYISLIIIGREITISALREWMAKIGASASVAVHRLGKFKTAAQMVAIPCLLYYQPIHGISTRVLGNILIFIAAILTVWSMLYYLQRAWPAIREKGL comes from the coding sequence ATGCCTATTAACGTTCCCATAATCCTGACGTGGCTGCGGATCGCCATGATCCCGCTGGTCGTTGGGCTGTTCTATCTGCCTTCCAGTTGGCTGGCCGAATCCCATCGGGACACGTTCGCGGCCGCGGCGTTCATCATCGCCGCGTTGACCGATTGGTTCGACGGCTGGCTGGCCCGCAAATGGAACCAGACGTCAGCCTTCGGCGCCTTCCTGGATCCCGTGGCCGACAAGCTGATGGTCAGCGCCGCCCTGATCGTGCTGCTGTACCTGGGCCGGGTGGACGCCTATATCTCGCTGATCATCATCGGCCGGGAAATCACCATTTCCGCGCTGCGGGAATGGATGGCGAAAATCGGCGCCAGCGCCAGCGTGGCCGTCCACCGCCTGGGCAAGTTCAAGACGGCGGCGCAGATGGTGGCGATCCCCTGCCTGCTGTATTACCAGCCCATACATGGCATCAGCACCCGCGTGCTGGGCAATATCCTGATCTTCATCGCCGCCATCCTGACGGTCTGGTCGATGCTGTATTACCTGCAGCGCGCCTGGCCGGCCATCCGCGAAAAAGGCCTATGA
- a CDS encoding mandelate racemase/muconate lactonizing enzyme family protein has translation MTIRSVSAIPLSMPFEIGGPKPMLAGKPREMEMLLIRVETDQGLVGWGEAFGFAVWPATKAAIEALVAPLAVGRDEADIAGLMNDLTRKFHLLGRSGPVMYALSGLDIALWDLAGKAAGKPVADLLAPGRAGRRRDSVPAYASLMRYTDPDVVARNSARAVAEGYTTIKLHEIGVEQVRRAREAIGPGIKLTVDTNCPWTADEAIAMARQMKDLDLHWLEEPVFPPEDHASLARVRRVAPVPTAAGENAAGYLEFKAMFDAGAVDYAQPSATKVGGISELMRIAALAREYGVKLAPHSPYVGPGLLATVHVLAALEEDIELEYCYCTIDVNPLGDAVRASGARVAVPTGPGLGRDPDMALVEKCAVR, from the coding sequence ATGACCATCCGCTCCGTTTCCGCGATTCCCTTGTCCATGCCGTTCGAGATCGGCGGACCCAAGCCGATGCTGGCGGGAAAGCCGCGCGAAATGGAGATGCTGCTTATCCGCGTCGAAACCGACCAGGGCCTGGTGGGCTGGGGCGAGGCCTTCGGCTTCGCCGTGTGGCCGGCCACCAAGGCCGCCATCGAGGCGCTGGTGGCGCCCCTGGCCGTGGGCCGCGACGAGGCCGACATCGCCGGCCTGATGAACGACCTGACCCGCAAGTTCCACCTGCTCGGCCGCTCCGGCCCGGTCATGTATGCCTTGTCCGGCCTGGACATCGCGCTGTGGGACCTGGCGGGCAAGGCGGCCGGCAAGCCGGTCGCCGACTTGCTGGCTCCCGGGCGTGCGGGACGGCGGCGCGACAGCGTGCCGGCCTATGCCAGCCTGATGCGCTACACCGATCCCGACGTGGTGGCGCGCAATTCCGCCCGCGCGGTGGCCGAAGGCTATACCACCATCAAGCTGCATGAAATCGGCGTCGAACAGGTCCGCCGCGCGCGCGAGGCGATCGGCCCCGGCATCAAGCTGACGGTGGACACCAACTGCCCCTGGACCGCCGACGAGGCGATCGCCATGGCGCGCCAGATGAAGGACCTGGACCTGCACTGGCTGGAAGAACCCGTCTTCCCGCCGGAAGACCATGCCAGCCTGGCGCGCGTGCGGCGCGTGGCCCCCGTGCCGACGGCCGCCGGCGAAAACGCCGCCGGCTACCTGGAATTCAAGGCCATGTTCGACGCCGGCGCGGTGGACTACGCGCAGCCCAGCGCCACCAAGGTGGGCGGGATCTCCGAGCTGATGCGCATTGCCGCCCTGGCGCGCGAATACGGCGTCAAGCTGGCGCCGCATTCGCCCTACGTGGGGCCGGGCCTGCTGGCGACCGTGCACGTGCTGGCGGCCCTGGAAGAAGACATCGAGCTGGAATACTGCTACTGCACCATAGACGTGAACCCGCTGGGCGACGCGGTGCGGGCATCCGGCGCCCGCGTGGCCGTGCCCACGGGGCCCGGTCTGGGACGCGATCCGGACATGGCGCTGGTGGAGAAGTGCGCCGTCCGGTGA
- a CDS encoding Bug family tripartite tricarboxylate transporter substrate binding protein: protein MAFTNWARRCAPAVLSTLALIAAPAGTALAQGSYVRLVVAFPAGGPSDLMARVISEQLGKELKQNVVVENRPGGNGAVAAQYVLHEPADGKTLWITTAGAITINPSLYPKLAYSVKDFAPVSLVVNTPEMLVVNPKNPARNAKEFVANAGKGGQVNFASSGIGSMPHMAIALLSEKTKVQFLHVPEKGAAPAISDLMGGHVDAFVGDVPGIQALVKSGGLKGLAIASPKRSQLFPDIPTFAEEGIPGMELLNNWSGIYVSAKTPAATIDQLNQAIRRTVADPTVAAKLRELGVEPQATSPAELAALAERDSAQWSRIIKTNNIQPE from the coding sequence ATGGCATTCACCAACTGGGCCAGGCGTTGCGCGCCGGCCGTCCTGTCCACCCTGGCATTGATTGCCGCGCCCGCCGGTACCGCGCTGGCGCAGGGCAGTTACGTGCGGCTGGTCGTGGCCTTTCCGGCCGGCGGCCCATCGGACCTGATGGCGCGCGTGATCAGCGAGCAGCTCGGCAAGGAGCTCAAGCAGAACGTGGTGGTGGAAAACCGGCCCGGCGGCAACGGCGCGGTGGCCGCGCAGTATGTGCTGCATGAACCGGCGGATGGCAAGACGCTGTGGATCACCACGGCGGGCGCGATCACCATCAACCCGTCGCTGTATCCCAAGCTGGCCTACAGCGTGAAGGATTTCGCGCCGGTATCGCTGGTGGTGAACACGCCGGAAATGCTGGTGGTCAATCCCAAGAACCCGGCCAGGAACGCCAAGGAATTCGTCGCCAACGCCGGCAAGGGCGGGCAGGTCAACTTCGCCTCGTCCGGCATCGGCAGCATGCCCCATATGGCGATCGCGCTGCTTAGCGAAAAGACCAAGGTGCAGTTCCTGCACGTGCCGGAGAAAGGCGCGGCGCCGGCGATCTCCGACCTGATGGGCGGGCACGTGGATGCCTTCGTGGGCGACGTGCCGGGTATCCAGGCCCTGGTGAAGTCGGGCGGACTGAAGGGACTGGCGATCGCCTCGCCCAAGCGCAGCCAGCTGTTCCCGGATATTCCCACCTTCGCGGAAGAGGGCATTCCGGGCATGGAGCTGCTGAACAACTGGAGCGGCATCTATGTGTCGGCGAAAACCCCCGCCGCCACCATCGACCAGCTGAACCAGGCCATCCGGCGTACGGTTGCCGATCCCACGGTGGCCGCCAAGCTGCGCGAACTGGGCGTGGAGCCGCAGGCGACCAGCCCGGCGGAACTCGCCGCATTGGCCGAGCGCGACAGCGCGCAGTGGTCGCGCATCATCAAGACCAACAATATCCAGCCCGAGTAG
- the queF gene encoding NADPH-dependent 7-cyano-7-deazaguanine reductase QueF (Catalyzes the NADPH-dependent reduction of 7-cyano-7-deazaguanine (preQ0) to 7-aminomethyl-7-deazaguanine (preQ1) in queuosine biosynthesis), translating into MNLDQAPLGHDVAYPAEYDPGLLYPIERAANRAGIGVGTPLPFHGADIWNAYELSWLDPRGKPRVAIGRFTVPADTPCIIESKSFKLYLNSLSQTRLPDAEAYMERVQRDVSAAACGPVRLTLVAPRGFRDEGIVELPGETLDDLEVDIEAYTPAPALLRCVPGAGEVEETLTSDLLKSNCPVTSQPDWGSVQIRYRGPKLDRAALLAYIVSFRQHTEFHEHCVERIFTDLMAACRPSRLSVYARYTRRGGLDINPWRATPGWPGPAAEGRSARQ; encoded by the coding sequence ATGAATCTCGACCAAGCGCCGCTGGGACACGATGTCGCCTACCCCGCGGAATACGATCCAGGCCTCCTGTACCCCATCGAGCGCGCCGCCAACCGCGCGGGGATAGGCGTCGGCACGCCCCTGCCTTTCCACGGCGCCGACATCTGGAACGCCTATGAGCTTTCCTGGCTGGATCCGCGCGGCAAGCCCCGCGTCGCCATCGGGCGCTTCACGGTGCCCGCCGATACGCCGTGCATCATCGAGTCGAAGTCGTTCAAGCTTTACCTGAATTCGCTGAGCCAGACCCGCTTGCCGGACGCGGAGGCCTACATGGAACGCGTACAGCGGGACGTCAGCGCCGCGGCCTGCGGTCCGGTGCGGCTGACGCTGGTCGCGCCCCGTGGATTCCGGGACGAAGGCATCGTCGAGCTTCCCGGCGAAACGCTGGATGACCTGGAGGTCGACATCGAGGCCTATACGCCGGCGCCGGCGCTCCTGCGCTGCGTACCCGGCGCGGGAGAAGTCGAGGAAACCTTGACGTCGGACCTGCTGAAATCGAACTGCCCCGTGACCAGCCAGCCCGACTGGGGCAGCGTGCAGATCCGCTATCGCGGCCCGAAACTGGACCGGGCCGCCCTGCTCGCCTATATCGTCTCTTTCCGCCAGCACACGGAATTCCATGAACACTGCGTGGAGCGCATCTTCACCGACCTGATGGCGGCCTGCCGGCCGTCGCGGCTATCGGTGTATGCACGCTACACGCGGCGGGGCGGCCTGGACATCAATCCATGGCGGGCGACCCCGGGCTGGCCCGGCCCCGCGGCGGAAGGCCGCAGCGCCAGACAATAG
- a CDS encoding ABC transporter ATP-binding protein: MDPIISVRGLSKTYKSGLQALKNVDLDIRRGEIFALLGPNGAGKTTLISIICGIVNPSQGTVLADGHDIIRDYRAARASIGLVPQELNTDAFESVWSTVTFSRGLFGKPADPAHIERVLRDLSLWDKKDARIMALSGGMKRRVMIAKALSHEPRILFLDEPTAGVDVELRRGMWEMVRRLREQGVTIILTTHYIEEAQEMADRVGVIRGGEIILVEDKQALMKKLGKRQLTLTLKTPLPALPAALQGDQLELAGDGHELVYTYDNQAGGGDIGNLLRKLEEAGIEFADLRSSESSLEEIFVSLVHARS, from the coding sequence GTGGATCCGATCATTTCCGTCAGGGGCCTGTCCAAGACATACAAGTCTGGCCTGCAGGCATTGAAGAACGTCGACCTCGACATCCGTCGCGGCGAAATTTTCGCTTTGCTGGGGCCCAACGGCGCCGGCAAGACGACGCTGATCAGCATCATCTGCGGCATCGTCAACCCCAGCCAGGGCACGGTGCTGGCCGATGGCCACGACATCATCCGCGATTACCGAGCCGCCCGCGCGAGCATCGGGCTGGTGCCGCAGGAACTGAATACCGACGCCTTCGAAAGTGTCTGGAGCACGGTCACGTTCAGCCGGGGCCTGTTCGGCAAGCCGGCGGACCCGGCCCATATCGAACGCGTGTTGCGCGACCTGTCGCTGTGGGACAAGAAGGACGCCCGCATCATGGCCTTGTCCGGCGGCATGAAGCGGCGCGTCATGATCGCCAAGGCGCTGTCGCATGAACCGCGCATCCTGTTCCTGGACGAGCCGACGGCCGGCGTCGACGTCGAGTTGCGCCGAGGCATGTGGGAAATGGTGCGGCGCCTGCGCGAGCAGGGCGTCACCATCATCCTGACCACGCACTACATCGAGGAAGCGCAGGAAATGGCCGATCGGGTGGGTGTGATCCGCGGCGGCGAGATCATCCTGGTCGAGGACAAGCAGGCCCTGATGAAAAAGCTGGGCAAGCGGCAATTGACCTTGACCTTGAAGACGCCGCTGCCGGCGCTGCCCGCCGCATTGCAGGGCGACCAGCTGGAGCTTGCCGGCGACGGCCACGAGCTCGTCTACACCTACGACAACCAGGCAGGCGGGGGCGATATCGGGAACCTGCTGCGCAAGCTCGAAGAAGCCGGCATCGAGTTCGCCGACCTGCGCTCGTCCGAGAGTTCGCTGGAAGAGATCTTCGTCAGCCTGGTCCATGCACGTTCCTGA
- a CDS encoding ABC transporter permease, protein MNIYAIRAIYLFEMHRMWRTLMQSVASPVISTSLYFVVFGSAIGSHMVNIDGVSYGAFIVPGMIMLALLTQSISNASFGIYMPRFTGTIYEIHSAPISYVEIVIGYVGAAASKSIILGVIMLVTARIFVPFHIAHPLWMIGFLVLTSVTFSLFGFIIGIWADGFEKLQVIPLMVVTPLTFLGGSFYSINMLPDFWRAVTLFNPVVYLVSGFRWSFFNVADVHVGVSLGMTLVFLVVCMAAVRWIFKTGYRLKT, encoded by the coding sequence ATGAATATCTACGCCATACGCGCCATCTACCTGTTCGAAATGCACCGCATGTGGCGCACGCTGATGCAAAGCGTCGCGTCGCCGGTGATTTCCACTTCGCTGTACTTCGTGGTGTTCGGATCCGCCATCGGTTCGCACATGGTGAACATCGACGGGGTCAGCTACGGCGCCTTCATCGTGCCCGGCATGATCATGCTGGCCCTGCTGACCCAGAGCATATCCAACGCCTCGTTCGGCATCTATATGCCCCGCTTTACCGGGACGATCTATGAGATCCACTCGGCGCCGATCTCCTACGTCGAGATCGTGATCGGCTATGTGGGCGCGGCGGCTTCCAAGTCCATCATCCTGGGCGTCATCATGCTGGTGACGGCGCGTATCTTCGTGCCGTTCCATATCGCGCACCCGCTCTGGATGATCGGCTTCCTGGTGCTGACGTCGGTGACCTTCAGCCTGTTCGGCTTCATCATCGGCATCTGGGCCGACGGCTTCGAAAAGCTGCAGGTGATACCGCTGATGGTGGTGACGCCGTTGACCTTCCTGGGCGGCAGCTTCTACTCGATCAACATGCTGCCTGACTTCTGGCGCGCCGTGACCCTGTTCAACCCGGTGGTCTATCTGGTCAGCGGTTTCCGCTGGAGCTTCTTCAACGTGGCCGACGTGCACGTCGGCGTCAGCCTGGGCATGACGCTGGTGTTCCTGGTGGTCTGTATGGCCGCCGTGCGCTGGATCTTCAAGACGGGCTACCGCCTGAAGACCTGA